AATTTAGCAGGGGAGCTAGAGAAAAATGAGAGCGAAATTCTAAAGCAGATCAGAGAAAAAGATGGTGCAAGCGTGGAATTTGGCGGATACTACCTGCTAGATGAGGCAAGAGCTAATGAGGTCATGAGACCAAGTAAAATTTTAAATCAAATAATAGGATAAGAGATGAAAATAAGTGTAGTTGGAGCTGGAAACGTCGGTGCTAGCATAGCTTATGCACTTTGTATGAGAGAGCTTTGCGATGAGATCGCGCTTGTAGATATATTTGGCGATGTGGCGCGCGCAAAAGCGATCGATCTAGCGCAGTCAAGCTGCGTCTTTAACGCAAAAACTAGCGTTTGTGGTGGCGATGATTTTGTGTTAATTGAAGGCAGTGACATCGTCATAGTTACAGCTGGAAGCCCAAGAAAAGAGGGTCAAACTAGAGAAGATCTGCTACTTAAAAATGCCGTTGTCGTAAAGCAAACAGCGCAAAAGATAGCTGAATTTGCCAAAAACGCAGTGATAATAGTCGTCACAAATCCGCTTGATGTGATGGTCTGGACGGCTCATAAATTTAGTGGTTTTAGCAAAAACAAAGTGATCGGCATGGCTGGCGAGCTTGATAGCGCAAGGTGCAGATATGAGCTAGCGCTTTTAAAAGATAAGGACGCTAGCAAGCTAAGAGCAAAGATCGTCGGCGCTCACAATGACGAGATGATCGTATCAGCTAGCAATATAAGCGAAAAATTAAATGAAAATGAGCTAAAAGCGCTCAAAAAAGAGACAAGCACCGGTGGCGCAAAGATAGTTAAGCTCCTTGGCACTTCGGCTTATTACGCACCAGCGGCTGCAGCTGTGAAGATGTGCGAGATGATCGTTGGCAAGGGCGATGAGATAATAAGCGCTAGCGTGCTAATAGATGATGAGCTAAGTTGCGGCAGGCTAGTAAGGCTCGGACGTGATGGCTTGAAAGAAATTTTAGAGCTAAATTTAAACGAAAACGAGCAAGAGCAACTAAGCAAAAGCGAAGCTGAGATCAGAAAAAACATTAAATTTTTAAAAGAAAATTTGGAATAGGAATATAGATGATAGTAAAAGAAAATGTGCCCGTTTGGGTCGATGAGAGCAGGTGTAAGGCCTGTGATGTCTGTGTGAGCTACTGCCCAGCAGGCGTGCTAGGTATGAGGCTTGAGCCAAAGGCGGTGCTTGGCAAGATGATAGAGGTGGTCTATGCTGACTCATGCATAGGATGCCGTGACTGCGAGCTTCACTGTCCTGATTTTGCCATTTATGTGGCTGATAAAGGTTTTAAATTTGCAAAGCTAACGCCTGAGAGCAAAGAGCGAGCTGCGGCCGTAAAGGCAAATAAATTTGCAAAACTTGGAGAGAGCGCATGAGAGAGGTAGTATCAACTGGCAATGCCCTAGTAGCAAGGGCTGCAGTCGAGTGTGGCTGTAACTTCTTTGGCGGATATCCTATCACTCCAAGCAGTGAGATCGCCCACGAGTTAAGCGTGCTTTTGCCAAAACATGGCGGCACATTTATACAGATGGAAGATGAGATAGCTGGCATTTCCGTAGCACTTGGTGCAAGTGCGAGCGGTGCTAAAGCGATGACTGCAAGTTCTGGTCCTGGAATTTCACTAAAGGCTGAGCAAATAGGCCTTGGCTTTATCGCAGAGATACCGCTTGTCATCGTAAATGTTATGCGCGGTGGCCCTTCAACTGGTCTGCCTACCCGCGTCGCACAAGGCGATATCTTGCAGGCTAAAAACCCAACTCACGGCGATGTAAATATGATAGTTTTGGCCCCTAGTAGCCTAGAGGAGTGCTATACGCAGACGGTTCGCGCCTTTAACCTCGCAGCTAGGTTTATGACACCAGTTATGCTGCTACTTGATGAGACGATAGGTCACATGCAAGCAAGGGTTAGTTTGCCTGAGATCAGCGAGCTAGAAATTTATAAAAGAAGAGAATTTAGCGGCGAGCCAAAAGAGTATAAACCATACGAGGCCGCACCAGACGCGCCAGCCACGCTAAATCCTTTCTTTAAAGGCTATCACTACCATATAACTGGGCTTCATCACGGCGCTACTGGCTTTCCAACAGAAGATGGCAAGATCGTTGAATACTCAATGAATAGGCTGTTTAATAAGATAAATTTACACACTGTTGAGTGCGAGAAATTTGAAGAGTTTATGCTAAATGATGCTGAAATTTGCATCATCGCCTTTGGTAGCGTGGCGCTTTCGGCTAAGCAAGCGATATTAAATTTACGTGAAAAAGGGCTAAAAGTAGGGCTGTTTAAGCCACTCACACTTTTCCCAGCTCCAGCTAAAAAGCTAAAAGAGATATCAGATAAATTTAAGAAAATTTTAGTCTGCGAGCTAAATTTAGGTCAATATAGTGGCGAAATTTCAAAGATCATCTTAAGAGATGACTTTGCAAAACTGCTAAAAGCAAACGGCAGACCGATAAGCCCAAGCGAGATCGAGGCGAAGATAGGAGAAATTTATGGCTTTTAATTACGATAAATATTTACGAACAGATAAAATGCCTACTCTTTGGTGCTGGGGCTGTGGCGACGGCGTCATACTAAAGGCACTCATCCGTGCTATCGACACCATGGGCTGGGACATGAACGACGTTTGCGTGGTCTCAGGCATAGGCTGCTCTGGGCGCTTTAGCGGATATCTTGACTGCAACACCATCCACACAACTCACGGCAGAGCTGTAGCATATGCTACTGGCGTAAAGATGGCAAACCCAGACAAGCACGTCATAGTTGTAACTGGCGACGGCGACGGACTAGCGATCGGAGGCAACCACACGATACACGGATGTCGCCGAAATGTCGGGCTAAATCACATCTTAATCAACAACTTCATCTACGCGCTAACCAACTCGCAAACCAGCCCAACCACGCCAAAAGGCATGTGGACGGTCACAGCGCAGTATGGTAACATCGATCCTAGCTTTGACGCCTGTAAGCTCGCAACCGCTGCAGGTGCTAGCTTTGTAGCGCGTGGCAGCGTCATCGAACCAGAGAAGCTTACAAAGCTCTTTGTAGAGGGCTTTAGTCACGATGGATACAGCTTTTTTGACGTATTTTCAAACTGCCACATAAATTTAGGACGCAAGAACAAAATGGGCGAGGCAGTGAAAAATTTAGAGTGGATAAAGGGTCGCACGACGAGCAAGGTTAAATTTGACATGCTAAGCGACGAGGAGAAAGAGGGTATTTTCCCACTTGGTGTGCTGCACAAAGATGAAAAGAAGATAGAGTACACCAAGGCTTACGACATGGTAAGAAAGGCTGCAATGAGCGGTGAGGCGATCGATTTTAAGGAGCTAGCATGAAGTCACAGCTAAGATTTGTCGGCGTTGGTGGACAGGGCGTCATACTAGCAGGCGAGATCCTCTCAGCTGCCAAAATAAAGGCAGGCGGATACGGCGTCAAGGCTTCTACATACACATCTCAGGTACGTGGCGGCCCAACGAAGGTTGATATCATCCTTGATGAGAAGGAAATTTTATACCCTTATGCAAACGAGGGCGAGATAGAATTTATGCTAGCAACTGCACAGATAAGCTACGATGCCTTTAAAAGCGGCGTAAAAGAGGGCAGCGCGATCGTTGTTGAGCCAAATTTGGTAAAGGTGAGCGATGAAGACAAAAAGCGCTGGAAAATTTATGAAATTCCTATCATCTCTATCGCAAAAGACGAGGTCGGAAACGTCATCACTCAAAGTGTCGTGGCTCTTGGTGTGGCTGTGGCGATGAGTGGGTGTATGGATGAAAATTTGGTGCGTGAAGAGATGCTAGCAAGCGTGCCTGAAAAGGTTAAAGAGGCAAATGCCAAAGCTTACGAGCTAGGGCTAAAATACGCAAAAGAGCTTTTAAAATAAATTTTGGCTAATTTTTAGCCAAAATTTCTACTATAAATAAAAAATCAGCATTTATTATATTTTTATCAATTATTACTTTTCTTAAAATTTAAAGTATTACTTGTCGATATAAAAGATTATATTTATAGTATCTATTTATCTTATCAAAGCTATGAATTTTTTTAAAAATCGTTCTAATAATGCCTTATTCTAGCTTTCTTAAATAAAATATATTTTTAAATATTTAATAAATTAATAAATTATATTTAAGATTTGTTTTAGTAATATTTCAGACATAAAAATTTCGTAAAAGGAGTAAAAGTTGAGTTACA
The sequence above is a segment of the Campylobacter concisus genome. Coding sequences within it:
- a CDS encoding lactate/malate family dehydrogenase translates to MKISVVGAGNVGASIAYALCMRELCDEIALVDIFGDVARAKAIDLAQSSCVFNAKTSVCGGDDFVLIEGSDIVIVTAGSPRKEGQTREDLLLKNAVVVKQTAQKIAEFAKNAVIIVVTNPLDVMVWTAHKFSGFSKNKVIGMAGELDSARCRYELALLKDKDASKLRAKIVGAHNDEMIVSASNISEKLNENELKALKKETSTGGAKIVKLLGTSAYYAPAAAAVKMCEMIVGKGDEIISASVLIDDELSCGRLVRLGRDGLKEILELNLNENEQEQLSKSEAEIRKNIKFLKENLE
- a CDS encoding 4Fe-4S dicluster domain-containing protein, translated to MIVKENVPVWVDESRCKACDVCVSYCPAGVLGMRLEPKAVLGKMIEVVYADSCIGCRDCELHCPDFAIYVADKGFKFAKLTPESKERAAAVKANKFAKLGESA
- a CDS encoding 2-oxoglutarate synthase subunit alpha, with the translated sequence MREVVSTGNALVARAAVECGCNFFGGYPITPSSEIAHELSVLLPKHGGTFIQMEDEIAGISVALGASASGAKAMTASSGPGISLKAEQIGLGFIAEIPLVIVNVMRGGPSTGLPTRVAQGDILQAKNPTHGDVNMIVLAPSSLEECYTQTVRAFNLAARFMTPVMLLLDETIGHMQARVSLPEISELEIYKRREFSGEPKEYKPYEAAPDAPATLNPFFKGYHYHITGLHHGATGFPTEDGKIVEYSMNRLFNKINLHTVECEKFEEFMLNDAEICIIAFGSVALSAKQAILNLREKGLKVGLFKPLTLFPAPAKKLKEISDKFKKILVCELNLGQYSGEISKIILRDDFAKLLKANGRPISPSEIEAKIGEIYGF
- a CDS encoding 2-oxoglutarate ferredoxin oxidoreductase subunit beta gives rise to the protein MAFNYDKYLRTDKMPTLWCWGCGDGVILKALIRAIDTMGWDMNDVCVVSGIGCSGRFSGYLDCNTIHTTHGRAVAYATGVKMANPDKHVIVVTGDGDGLAIGGNHTIHGCRRNVGLNHILINNFIYALTNSQTSPTTPKGMWTVTAQYGNIDPSFDACKLATAAGASFVARGSVIEPEKLTKLFVEGFSHDGYSFFDVFSNCHINLGRKNKMGEAVKNLEWIKGRTTSKVKFDMLSDEEKEGIFPLGVLHKDEKKIEYTKAYDMVRKAAMSGEAIDFKELA
- a CDS encoding 2-oxoacid:acceptor oxidoreductase family protein, whose amino-acid sequence is MKSQLRFVGVGGQGVILAGEILSAAKIKAGGYGVKASTYTSQVRGGPTKVDIILDEKEILYPYANEGEIEFMLATAQISYDAFKSGVKEGSAIVVEPNLVKVSDEDKKRWKIYEIPIISIAKDEVGNVITQSVVALGVAVAMSGCMDENLVREEMLASVPEKVKEANAKAYELGLKYAKELLK